CGCTGTCGAAAGAGGAACAACAAATGTTGCTTTCTATCGCACGCAATACCATAAAGAGTATTTGAATAGTGAGAAAATCCTGAAAATTGATACAAGTTCCCTTTTGCCCGGATTAAAACAACTAGCCGGAGCCTTTGTAACTTTAAGGATAAATGGATCGTTGCGAGGTTGTATTGGTCGGTTTGAATTCGACAAACCGCTTTTCCACATCGTTCAGAAATGTCCGTTGCAGCTTCTGTAAGTGATTACCGCTTCTCACCCCTTGAACCTGAAGAGTTAGAAAGCACAGAACTGGAGATTTCCGTTCTCACTCCTTTGAAAAAAATTCACTCAATTAGTGAAATTCAGTTGGGACGAGATGGAATCTATATTAAAAAAGGAAATCACGCAGGCACTTTTTTGCCCTCTGTTGCCACTGATACAAAATGGTCCCTGGAAGAATTCCTTGGTCATTGCTCCAGGGATAAGGCAGGAATTGGCTGGGATGGCTGGAAAGACAGAGATACTGAAATTTTCATTTACCAGGCTTTTAGTTTTGGGGAAGATTAATCCTTCTATCCATAACCTTAAAGCCCCGCAAAATCCTCAATACGTAAAGTTAAATTTTCAAGGATTCAATCAGCAAAATATCATTGTGTTTCAGTATATTTGATTCTGTTTTTCAACTTGTCAATTCAAAATATTCATTTTTTATACTACTGTAATTCGCTGATTTATAATTTGTTTCTTTTCTATACCTGTTCAATTATTAAACTTTTCATCCGATGAAGCTAATCTCTTATGTTTCAGATTTTTTCTCATTACTCTATCCAAGGTTATGCCTTGCTTGTGGAAACTCCCTTTTTAAGCACGAACAGGTACTCTGCACTCAATGCCTTTTTGATCTTCCAAAGACAAATTACCATAAAGTCCCCGACAATCCATTGGACAAGATTTTCTGGGGCAGAGTACCTGTTTTCAGAACCGCAGCATTATATTTCTTTGTGAAAGGTGGAAAGGTTCAGCATTTGGTTCACCAACTTAAATAAAGGAATGAAGAAGCCGGAATTTATCCGGAAAACTCCTTGGCAAAGAATTAATGCTGGAACAGGATTTTAAAAACATCGATGCGATAATTCCTGTACCACTTCACTGGAAAAAGCTTAAAAAGGGGATATAATCAAAGCGAACAATTTGCCATTGGACCCTTTTGAGTCCACAGGAATACCAATAGATACAACTTCTTTTATCCGAAGCGTTTGCTACTGAAACACAGACCAGGGAAACCCGTTTTGCCCGTTTTGAAAATGTAAAAGAAATCTTTAAAGTCACAGATGTTTCAAAGCTGAGCAATAATACATCTTGTTTGTTGATGATGTGATTACAACTGGATCCACTCTGGAATCCTGTGCCAATATTCTTCTGACAGTTCCGGGACTTAAAGTTAGCATCGCAGCCATTGCCTATGCTGTCGAATAATTCCCTGAATTTATAAACCCGCTACCACTAATGAGTTCTTTTTCCCGGGTATGATCTGGAAATTCTTATAAATATCCTGCCAGAACAGCTGTGCGGTTAAATTTTTCAAATTCAC
The Bacteroidales bacterium genome window above contains:
- a CDS encoding AMMECR1 domain-containing protein, producing MNSEKILKIDTSSLLPGLKQLAGAFVTLRINGSLRGCIGRFEFDKPLFHIVQKCPLQLL
- a CDS encoding AMMECR1 family protein — encoded protein: MSVAASVSDYRFSPLEPEELESTELEISVLTPLKKIHSISEIQLGRDGIYIKKGNHAGTFLPSVATDTKWSLEEFLGHCSRDKAGIGWDGWKDRDTEIFIYQAFSFGED